The Ornithodoros turicata isolate Travis chromosome 7, ASM3712646v1, whole genome shotgun sequence genome includes a region encoding these proteins:
- the LOC135401649 gene encoding tumor susceptibility gene 101 protein-like, whose product MELYLTGLLAKFHYPEQAKKDISNALQHYRGLSPKSAPFVFNDGTKKELFCLDGTIPVTYKGSTYNIPVCVWLLETHPYNSPMCYVKPTAYMQIKVSRHVDHTGRVFLPYLHEWNPSTSDLLGLIQVMIVVFGESPPVFSKPAGQRFPAANPSYPTHANPTATAGATPSPPYPTGALPYPNPMATSTGYNPYMPPYPPTTTSASSTVPMPTAYPPYPAPATTYPPYTTPSPATGYPYPQQNTGTGSTQQPTSNTGTITQEHIRVSLLSAVQDKVKNRLKESLSIAQAEMDVLKKTHDELNMGKTKLEDIIVQMDREQAELEANLQTLGERNEEMKELVAKMENQGAMDVDEAVVTTAPLYKQLLNAFAEENATEDAIYYLGEALRKGVIDLDVFLKHVRDLSRKQFMLRALMQKCREKAALP is encoded by the exons ttCCATTACCCTGAGCAAGCAAAGAAAGACATCTCTAACGCTCTGCAGCATTATAGAGGACTGTCTCCAAAGTCCGCTCCATTCG TGTTCAATGACGGCACCAAAAAGGAGCTTTTTTGTCTGGATGGCACCATACCCGTTACATATAAGG GGAGCACGTACAACATCCCCGTTTGCGTGTGGCTCCTCGAGACTCATCCCTACAACTCCCCCATGTGCTACGTCAAGCCCACGGCCTACATGCAGATCAAGGTGTCTCGTCACGTCGACCACACCGGGCGCGTCTTCTTGCCCTACTTACACGAGTGGAACCCG AGCACGTCGGACCTCCTGGGACTGATCCAGGTGATGATCGTGGTGTTTGGGGAATCGCCGCCCGTCTTCTCGAAACCCGCCGGTCAGAGATTTCCGGCCGCCAACCCGTCATATCCGACCCACGCTAACCCTACAG CGACAGCAGGTGCAACACCAAGCCCTCCATACCCGACAGGCGCTCTTCCTTATCCAAATCCTATGGCGACTAGCACAGGATACAACCCCTACA TGCCGCCATACCCTCCGACGACGACGAGTGCGTCATCTACAGTGCCAATGCCCACAGCATACCCACCGTACCCAGCTCCCGCCACGACCTATCCCCCGTATACAACTCCGTCCCCTGCTACTGGATATCCGTACCCGCAGCAGAACACA GGAACGGGCAGCACCCAGCAGCCAACGTCCAACACTGGAACCATCACCCAGGAACACATCCGCGTGTCCCTGCTCAGCGCCGTTCAAGACAAGGTGAAGAATCGACTGAAGGAATCCCTTTCCATAGCACAG GCAGAGATGGACGTGCTGAAGAAAACTCACGATGAACTCAACATGGGAAAGACCAAGTTGGAGGACATCATAGTTCAGATGGACAGAGAGCAG GCCGAGCTAGAAGCGAATCTGCAGACTCTCGGAGAAAGGAACGAGGAGATGAAGGAGTTGGTGGCCAAGATGGAGAATCAGGGAGCCATGGACGTGGACGAGGCAGTGGTCACAACGGCACCTCTTTACAAGCA ACTCCTGAATGCTTTTGCTGAAGAGAATGCGACAGAGGATGCAATCTACTACCTGGGTGAAGCCCTCAGAAAAGGAGTAATTGACTTGGATGTGTTTTTGAAG CATGTCCGCGACCTGTCCAGGAAACAGTTTATGCTGCGAGCGCTGATGCAAAAGTGCAGAGAAAAAGCTGCTCTCCCATAG
- the LOC135401647 gene encoding staphylococcal nuclease domain-containing protein 1-like — translation MSTPQQPSVLELKHGFVKQVVSGDMVVIRGQPKGGPPPERTLCLSNITAPKLARRPMEPSPENAEDGPRSGAPTGETKDEPFAWEAREFLRKKLVGKEVAFAVEYKVPSTSREYGVVYLGKDSTGENVTESLVEAGLVEVRRSGGNKGESFQRLCDLEDKAKSAGLGKWGTDLASHVRDVKWNVAEEPRVFVDRFQRKPVPAVVEMVRDGSTLRVLLLPSYHYVTLMLSGIRSPPIQKNSDNSLAEEAKYFTESRLLQRDVEVVLETVSNRNFLGSVLHPNGNIAELLVLNGMAKCVDWNMSAVTSGADKLRAAEKVAKDKRLRWWKDYTPAGVALDAKDSKYEGTVTEVINADALVVKTADGDMRKVFLSSIRPPRLAEENKTGGEGRDNRGRNFRPLYDIPFMYDAREFLRKKLIGKKVSVSVDYIQPASGSFQEKTCCTITIGGVNVAEALVGKGLATVVRYRQDDDQRSAHYSDLLAAEMKAQKSGRGLHCKKEASVHRVVDLSGDMAKSKQFLPFLQRAGKTEAVVEFVASGSRLRLYVPRENCLITFLLAGITCPRAGRVLSGQTLEEEPFGNEALAFTKDLCLQREVEVEVESMDKAGNFIGWLTTEGVNLSVALVQEGLASVHFTAERSTYYRALQNAEDDAKRRREKMWAGYEETDEVAPKDDKTERTVNYKTVVVTEVKPELSFYVQSYDEGAKLEQVMQQLRQELSSNPPVVGAYTPKRGDICAAKFSEDDLWYRAKVERVVSNQRVDILFIDYGNRETTDSSRLTALPVSSFRDMKPCAEEYSLACVTLPKDPEQAADARHAFMTEVQNETLQLNVEFRVGNQSFVTLVTKGTETDVAKKLLEEGYLLVESRREPRLQDLVKEYREAQESAKRQRRNLWCYGDVTEDDSKEFGF, via the exons ATGTCTACACCACAGCAACCGTCGGTGCTCGAACTCAAGCATGGCTTTGTCAAGCAG GTTGTGTCGGGTGACATGGTCGTGATCCGCGGCCAGCCAAAGGGGGGGCCGCCCCCTGAGCGGACGCTCTGCCTCTCCAACATCACAGCACCGAAGCTGGCAAGACGTCCGATGGAGCCATCGCCTGAAAATGCAGAAGACGGTCCCAGGTCCGGCGCTCCGACGGGCGAGACAAAGGACGAG ccgtTTGCCTGGGAAGCCAGGGAGTTTCTACGGAAAAAGCTGGTGGGCAAAGAGGTGGCATTTGCGGTGGAGTACAAGGTGCCAAGCACTTCTCGAGAATACGGTGTTGTCTACCTCGGAAAGG ATTCAACGGGAGAAAATGTGACAGAGTCCCTCGTAGAAGCAGGTCTGGTGGAAGTGAGGCGCTCAGGAGGCAACAAGGGAGA GAGCTTCCAGCGGCTCTGCGACCTGGAAGACAAGGCCAAGTCCGCCGGACTGGGCAAGTGGGGCACGGACCTGGCGTCCCACGTGCGGGACGTCAAGTGGAACGTGGCTGAGGAGCCCCGTGTGTTTGTGGACCGCTTCCAGCGCAAACCCGTTCCGGCCGTCGTGGAGATGGTGCGAGACGGCTCGACCCTGCGTGTTCTCCTTCTGCCCAGTTACCACTATGTGACTCTCATGCTTTCGGGCATCAGG AGCCCTCCCATCCAGAAAAATTCGGACAATTCCCTGGCTGAGGAGGCCAAGTATTTCACCGAGAGTCGTCTGCTGCAGAGGGACGTTGAAGTGGTTCTGGAGACAGTGAGCAACAGAAATTTCCTTGGCTCCGTACTACACCCG AATGGCAACATTGCGGAACTCCTTGTGCTAAATGGCATGGCAAAGTGTGTGGACTGGAACATGAGCGCAGTCACATCGGGGGCCGACAAGCTCAGGGCAGCTGAAAA AGTGGCGAAAGACAAGCGTCTGAGGTGGTGGAAGGATTACACCCCAGCGGGTGTGGCCCTGGACGCCAAGGACTCCAAATATGAGGGAACCGTCACGGAGGTGATCAATGCGGACGCCCTCGTCGTGAAGACCGCCGACGGAGACATGCGCAAGGTTTTCCTTTCCAGCATACGGCCGCCGAG GCTGGCCGAGGAGAACAAGACTGGAGGCGAGGGTCGAGACAACAGGGGGCGCAACTTCCGGCCACTCTACGACATCCCTTTCATGTATGACGCTCGTGAGTTCCTCCGCAAGAAACTCATAGGCAAGAAGGTGTCCGTCTCAGTCGACTACATCCAACCAGCTTCCGGATCATTCCAGGAGAAGACTTGTTGTACCATCACCATTGGAGGCGT CAACGTAGCCGAGGCGCTGGTGGGCAAAGGGTTGGCGACGGTGGTACGCTACCGGCAGGACGACGACCAGCGCTCTGCACACTACAGCGACCTCCTGGCAGCTGAAATGAAGGCTCAGAAGTCCGGACGGGGTCTCCACTGCAAGAAGGAGGCCTCAGTGCACAGAGTAGTCGACCTCTCCGGG GACATGGCCAAGTCGAAGCAGTTCCTGCCTTTCCTCCAGAGGGCGGGCAAGACTGAAGCTGTTGTGGAGTTTGTGGCAAGCGGTTCTCGGCTGCGACTCTACGTTCCTCGGGAGAACTGCCTCATCACGTTCCTACTGGCAG GCATCACCTGTCCGAGGGCGGGACGGGTGCTCAGCGGCCAGACGCTGGAGGAAGAACCGTTCGGCAACGAAGCGCTGGCATTCACCAAGGACCTGTGCCTCCAGAGGGAGGTAGAAGTGGAAGTGGAGTCTATGGACAAAGCGGGCAACTTCATTGGCTGGCTTACGACAGAAGGGGTCAACCTCTCTGTGGCCCTGGTCCAGGAAGGCCTGGCATCGGTGCACTTTACGGCAGAACGCAGCACGTATTATCGAGCCCTGCAGAATGCGGAGGATGACGCCAAGAGGCGAAGGGAAAAG ATGTGGGCCGGATACGAAGAAACTGACGAGGTTGCACCCAAGGACGACAAAACTGAACGCACGGTCAACTACAAGACGGTGGTCGTCACTGAAGTCAAACCAGAGCTCAGCTTCTATGTGCAGTCTTACGACGAGG GTGCCAAATTAGAACAGGTGATGCAGCAGCTGCGTCAGGAGCTGTCTTCCAATCCACCCGTGGTTGGGGCGTACACTCCCAAGAGGGGGGACATATGCGCCGCCAAATTCTCCGAGGACGACCTCTGGTACCGGGCCAAGGTGGAGAGGGTGGTGTCCAACCAGAGGGTTGATATCCTCTTCATCGATTACGGCAAC CGGGAGACGACGGACAGCTCTCGCCTCACCGCGTTGCCCGTGTCCAGCTTCCGGGACATGAAGCCGTGCGCGGAGGAGTACAGCCTGGCGTGCGTCACGTTACCCAAGGAC CCAGAGCAAGCAGCAGACGCGCGGCATGCGTTCATGACGGAGGTGCAAAACGAGACGCTGCAGCTCAACGTTGAGTTCCGAGTGGGCAACCAGAGCTTCGTGACGCTGGTGACAAAGGGCACGGAAACGGATGTGGCCAAGAAGCTCCTGGAAGAGGGTTACCTGCTGGTAGAGTCTCGCAGGGAACCACGCCTGCAGGACTTGGTGAAGGAGTACCGCGAGGCGCAGGAGTCCGCAAAGCGGCAACGG CGGAATCTGTGGTGCTACGGTGACGTCACGGAGGACGACTCCAAGGAGTTTGGTTTCTAG
- the LOC135400655 gene encoding uncharacterized protein LOC135400655 yields the protein MAKGPRNEEIVSFSFCTAVTSVEPRPWYRTVTASYPFISDSSRQKYKDAAKLPCDTSSSPRKRKSNRNKGLSFPYPKGNMASELTLLTFTTVVESVRLFLGKKGNLTEQSTTVLLSMLLTVPSALSSFYFLLWQTYVLRLDMRLRSKPNLRMCPLERSAVPPPRYSGKIDIWVLQGAPGLVFPCSKLHFRSSVREDKNTM from the exons ATGGCGAAAG GACCAAGAAACGAAGAAATTGTATCCTTCTCCTTTTGCACTGCCGTTACCTCCGTAGAACCGCGGCCGTGGTACAGAACAGTGACAGCAA GTTATCCGTTCATCTCGGACAGCAGCCGCCAGAAATACAAGGACGCAGCGAAACTTCCGTGTGACACCTCGTCTTCTCCCCGAAAGAGGAaatcaaaccgaaacaaag GTCTGAGCTTTCCGTACCCAAAGGGTAACATGGCATCTGAACTGACCCTGCTCACCTTTACGACTGTGGTGGAAAGTGTACGCCTCTTTTTAG GCAAGAAGGGCAATCTGACTGAGCAGAGCACGACGGTGCTGCTGTCCATGTTGTTGACCGTCCCGagtgccctatcctccttttaCTTCCTGCTCTGGCAGACGTACGTGCTTCGCCTGGACATG CGGTTACGAAGCAAGCCTAATTTGCGCATGTGCCCGCTGGAACGCTCGGCAGTACCGCCGCCAAGGTACTCGGGGAAAATTGACATTTGGGTGCTCCAAGGTGCTCCAGGACTCGTGTTTCCATGCTCCAAATTACACTTCAGGAGTAGCGTCAGAGAGGATAAAAACACGATGTGA